In Lentibacillus amyloliquefaciens, one DNA window encodes the following:
- the mreD gene encoding rod shape-determining protein MreD has protein sequence MKRLLILGILFLLLVLEGVALDMLPGSLLTGDLIIVSHWVFVFLAFLAIFFDREDTYFSVFYALLAGLLIDISYTGILGVYMFSYALSVYIVHGLTKLLHSNFFVTILLGAIGLILAEVFIYLIYSMTGIAELGWEDYLINRMIPTLLANILFLLVLYPFTANRLVNMRDEQLSGNRQF, from the coding sequence ATGAAGCGGTTGCTGATACTTGGTATACTATTTTTGCTGCTGGTATTGGAAGGCGTGGCCCTGGACATGTTGCCGGGTTCACTTTTAACAGGAGATTTAATTATTGTCTCGCATTGGGTGTTTGTGTTTCTCGCTTTTCTTGCTATTTTTTTTGATAGGGAAGACACTTATTTTTCAGTGTTTTATGCGTTGTTGGCAGGGCTTTTAATCGACATTTCCTATACGGGCATTTTAGGTGTCTACATGTTCAGTTATGCATTAAGTGTCTATATAGTGCATGGACTTACAAAATTACTTCATTCCAATTTCTTTGTAACAATCTTGCTGGGCGCCATAGGACTTATATTAGCCGAAGTTTTCATTTATTTGATTTATTCGATGACCGGTATAGCCGAATTGGGTTGGGAGGATTATTTAATTAATAGAATGATCCCGACGTTGCTGGCTAATATTTTATTTCTTCTTGTTTTGTATCCATTTACGGCAAACAGGCTGGTCAATATGAGAGACGAGCAGCTATCAGGAAACAGACAATTTTAG
- the mreC gene encoding rod shape-determining protein MreC — protein MRVFPRKRLFILLIGIIILVGLIGYSLQDRENETIVEQFVKDTVGWAQNLVHTPVDYVTGIFENIDDIKNTYEENKILRENIAEYKSLQYEVQELKEENEELRNTIDKTESIRDYNPVQATVISRSPERWIEQVTINKGSQDGVEENMAVITADGMIGKVESESKFTSSVKLLTGFDQFNRISAKVSREGDDDVIGMIEGYDQETNQLMFRVVEESDFDLEEGELVLSSGMGGVFPAGLPIGEVKEVKPDEYGLTRTAFVEPVADMYDINNVIVVERQGPDNDASGESEEAES, from the coding sequence ATGAGAGTGTTTCCGAGAAAAAGACTATTCATCCTGCTGATAGGCATCATCATTCTTGTGGGGCTTATCGGGTATTCATTGCAGGACAGAGAAAATGAAACAATCGTAGAGCAATTCGTTAAAGATACAGTTGGATGGGCACAGAATCTGGTACACACACCTGTTGATTATGTGACAGGTATATTTGAAAACATTGATGATATCAAAAATACTTATGAAGAAAATAAAATATTACGCGAAAATATTGCTGAATATAAAAGTCTTCAGTATGAGGTTCAGGAATTAAAAGAAGAAAATGAAGAGCTGCGGAATACCATTGATAAAACGGAATCAATCCGTGACTATAATCCGGTTCAGGCAACTGTCATATCCCGATCACCTGAACGCTGGATTGAACAAGTAACAATAAATAAAGGGTCGCAGGATGGCGTCGAAGAAAACATGGCTGTCATTACCGCAGATGGAATGATTGGAAAAGTAGAGTCTGAATCTAAATTCACGTCATCCGTAAAACTGTTGACCGGATTCGATCAATTTAATCGTATATCCGCAAAAGTGTCCCGTGAGGGCGATGATGATGTTATCGGGATGATCGAAGGTTATGATCAGGAAACAAATCAGCTGATGTTCCGGGTTGTCGAGGAATCTGATTTTGATCTGGAAGAGGGCGAACTAGTCTTATCCTCTGGAATGGGCGGCGTTTTCCCGGCGGGTTTGCCAATTGGTGAAGTGAAAGAGGTTAAACCGGACGAGTACGGGCTGACTCGTACTGCATTCGTAGAACCGGTGGCTGATATGTATGATATCAATAATGTTATTGTAGTAGAGCGCCAAGGGCCGGATAATGATGCCTCTGGGGAATCTGAGGAGGCGGAATCGTAA
- a CDS encoding rod shape-determining protein, which translates to MGRFSLSQDLGVDLGTANTLVFVKGKGVVVREPTVVAKNIETGGIEAVGQSARNMIGRTPGNISVVRPMKDGVIADYDTTAVMMKYFIKKAMSRRSLFAKKPNVMICVPSGITMVEERAVLDATKQAGAKDAFPIAEPFSAAIGAGLPVWEPTGSMIVDIGGGTTEVAVISLGGVVTSRSIRTAGDNMDEAITNYIRKHYNLMIGERSAESIKMDIGVAGEVTDDVEMDIRGRDMLSGLPKTITVTSREIAVSLKETVEDIVEAVKDTLEKTPPELAADIMDRGIVLSGGGSLLKNIDNIISDETKMPVFVTDDPLESVAIGTGKSLEYIQHFRSHPNVSSRPTVE; encoded by the coding sequence TTGGGAAGATTCAGTTTATCACAGGATTTAGGGGTGGACTTGGGAACGGCGAACACACTTGTTTTTGTGAAGGGAAAAGGTGTTGTAGTTCGTGAACCGACAGTCGTTGCCAAAAATATTGAAACTGGTGGGATTGAAGCGGTTGGTCAATCAGCAAGGAACATGATCGGACGAACTCCGGGCAACATTTCTGTTGTCCGTCCGATGAAAGACGGTGTCATTGCTGATTATGATACAACAGCAGTCATGATGAAATATTTTATCAAAAAAGCTATGAGCAGACGGTCACTTTTTGCTAAAAAGCCAAATGTGATGATATGTGTGCCATCCGGTATCACAATGGTAGAGGAGCGGGCTGTGCTTGACGCAACCAAACAGGCAGGTGCAAAAGACGCTTTTCCTATTGCAGAACCTTTTTCAGCAGCCATCGGAGCCGGTTTGCCTGTATGGGAACCTACCGGCAGTATGATTGTGGATATCGGCGGCGGTACAACTGAAGTTGCTGTGATCTCCCTTGGCGGTGTTGTGACAAGCCGCTCGATTCGCACTGCCGGCGATAATATGGATGAAGCCATTACAAATTATATTCGTAAACATTATAATCTTATGATTGGCGAACGTTCAGCTGAATCAATTAAGATGGACATCGGCGTCGCAGGAGAAGTGACAGATGATGTTGAAATGGATATCCGGGGCCGTGATATGCTGAGCGGTCTGCCTAAAACCATAACTGTTACATCCAGAGAGATTGCTGTATCGCTGAAAGAGACAGTGGAGGATATTGTTGAAGCAGTCAAGGATACACTTGAAAAAACACCGCCCGAACTGGCCGCTGATATTATGGATCGCGGCATCGTCCTCTCCGGCGGGGGCTCTCTTTTGAAAAACATAGATAATATCATCAGTGATGAGACAAAAATGCCTGTTTTTGTAACGGATGATCCGCTTGAAAGTGTAGCGATCGGAACAGGCAAATCTTTGGAGTACATTCAGCACTTCCGTTCCCATCCGAATGTATCTTCTCGTCCTACAGTTGAGTAA
- the radC gene encoding RadC family protein: MTSPTILIKDVPKEDRPRERVLKLGASHLSNQELLAILIGSGTKNESVMALSNRVLMHFEGLNLLKDATIEELTAIKGIGTAKGVLLLSALELGKRMSQYKPDDRYIVRSPEDGADYVMEEMRNLNQEHFVVLFLNTKNQIIHRQTIFIGSLNASIVHPREVYREAVKRSAASIICAHNHPSGDPSPSQEDIHVTKRLVESGKMIGIELLDHLVIGDRKFISLKEKGYL, encoded by the coding sequence ATGACTTCACCGACCATTTTGATAAAAGATGTTCCTAAAGAAGATCGTCCAAGGGAAAGGGTGCTGAAGCTTGGAGCAAGCCATTTATCCAATCAGGAGCTGCTTGCGATTTTAATTGGCAGCGGCACCAAAAATGAATCAGTTATGGCTTTGTCAAATAGGGTTCTTATGCATTTTGAAGGGCTCAATTTATTAAAGGATGCGACGATTGAAGAGTTAACAGCAATTAAAGGCATCGGCACGGCTAAAGGTGTATTGTTGCTATCAGCGTTGGAGCTGGGGAAACGGATGAGTCAATATAAGCCGGATGACCGTTATATCGTCCGCTCACCGGAAGACGGCGCAGATTATGTTATGGAAGAAATGAGAAATTTAAATCAGGAACATTTTGTGGTTTTGTTTTTAAATACGAAAAATCAAATCATTCATCGGCAAACGATTTTTATCGGCAGTTTAAATGCATCGATTGTTCACCCGCGTGAAGTATACCGAGAAGCTGTTAAACGTTCAGCAGCCTCTATCATCTGTGCCCACAACCACCCTTCCGGTGACCCCTCGCCTTCACAGGAAGATATTCATGTGACAAAACGCCTGGTTGAATCAGGCAAAATGATCGGCATTGAACTTTTGGACCATTTGGTGATAGGAGACCGGAAATTTATCTCATTAAAAGAAAAAGGATACTTATAA
- a CDS encoding bifunctional folylpolyglutamate synthase/dihydrofolate synthase yields the protein MSIITNVEWDHTDFLGKTVKSIASHKAGIIKENRPVVAGEMSEEAMRIITGEAFDKNAPLYQSGEHFWCKMVNKTTQHQTFEWLSSSGMRMDVKLKTAGSHQIKNASLAVMTLTILQDEGFDLDWDLCAAGVADVKIPGRFEQVHSNPPIILDAAHNVSGVHAFTETLTDDFYDMEKHLIFAVFKDKDFKRMLEDLGPHFTSIILTTFDHPRAADPEQLQKYCDHPDTQVFSNWQQAAEQINLKQKNKCYCVTGSLHFIAIMRKYFEEAIELQ from the coding sequence TTGTCGATTATAACAAATGTTGAATGGGATCATACAGATTTTCTAGGGAAAACAGTAAAATCCATTGCTTCTCATAAAGCGGGAATCATAAAAGAAAACAGACCGGTTGTCGCCGGTGAAATGTCTGAAGAGGCAATGCGTATTATAACCGGAGAAGCTTTTGATAAAAATGCTCCTCTTTATCAATCAGGCGAGCATTTTTGGTGCAAAATGGTCAATAAAACCACGCAGCACCAAACCTTTGAATGGCTGTCTTCATCGGGTATGCGCATGGACGTGAAGTTAAAGACAGCAGGCTCCCATCAAATTAAAAATGCCTCGCTGGCTGTCATGACGCTTACAATTCTTCAGGATGAAGGGTTTGATTTAGATTGGGATTTATGTGCGGCGGGGGTGGCTGATGTCAAAATACCGGGCCGGTTTGAACAAGTTCATTCAAATCCCCCGATTATATTGGACGCGGCCCATAACGTATCAGGTGTGCATGCTTTTACAGAAACGCTGACAGATGATTTTTATGACATGGAAAAGCACCTGATTTTTGCAGTTTTTAAGGATAAGGATTTTAAACGGATGCTTGAAGATTTAGGACCTCATTTCACGTCGATTATATTGACAACATTCGATCACCCAAGGGCTGCTGATCCTGAACAGCTTCAAAAATATTGCGATCATCCGGACACGCAAGTTTTCAGTAATTGGCAGCAAGCTGCTGAACAAATCAATCTCAAACAAAAAAATAAATGCTATTGCGTAACAGGGTCATTACATTTTATTGCCATAATGCGGAAGTATTTTGAGGAAGCAATAGAGTTGCAGTGA
- a CDS encoding ATP-grasp domain-containing protein, whose amino-acid sequence MNLYGWIIYNGYLQGDKFRDFAEWIKYDAAKQKIETTIYKNSELLSLLSSDVLTLLSAKKIIWPDFVIFADKDIYLAKQLELLGVRVFNSAEAIAASDDKIVSYQLLAANKLPVPKTVVAPKAFHRLKYNPIDDYSEAIKMLGFPMIVKEAFGSFGEQVHLVHSKDELAEIIYQLQGHPFMLQEFIAESSGKDVRLQVVGDEVVAAMARSSESDFRANVTAGGKMHVYHPTTAEKQIAVAASKTLGTDFTGIDLLHDGHEKPIICEINSNAHIRNMFDCTGVDVGDFIIDYIRKTLK is encoded by the coding sequence TTGAATTTATATGGCTGGATTATTTATAACGGCTACTTGCAGGGGGATAAATTTCGTGATTTTGCCGAATGGATAAAGTATGATGCAGCGAAACAGAAAATTGAAACAACCATTTATAAAAATAGCGAGTTGCTGAGTCTTCTGTCATCTGACGTGTTGACATTGCTATCTGCTAAAAAAATAATATGGCCTGATTTTGTCATTTTTGCCGATAAAGATATATACCTCGCCAAACAACTCGAATTGCTGGGCGTTCGCGTATTTAACAGTGCAGAAGCCATTGCTGCAAGTGATGATAAAATCGTTTCCTATCAGCTGCTGGCAGCCAATAAGTTACCGGTACCAAAAACCGTTGTCGCACCGAAAGCATTTCACCGGCTGAAATATAATCCGATTGATGATTATTCTGAAGCTATTAAAATGTTAGGATTTCCCATGATTGTAAAAGAAGCATTCGGGTCGTTTGGTGAACAAGTGCACCTCGTTCATTCAAAGGACGAATTAGCTGAGATAATCTATCAGCTCCAGGGACACCCATTTATGCTTCAGGAATTTATTGCAGAAAGCTCAGGAAAAGATGTGCGGCTGCAAGTAGTTGGTGATGAAGTTGTTGCAGCCATGGCCCGGTCCTCAGAGTCCGACTTCCGGGCAAATGTAACGGCAGGTGGAAAGATGCATGTCTACCACCCGACTACAGCTGAAAAGCAAATTGCCGTTGCAGCGTCAAAAACACTTGGTACGGACTTCACCGGCATTGACTTATTACATGACGGTCATGAAAAACCGATTATCTGTGAAATAAACTCGAATGCCCACATCCGTAACATGTTTGACTGCACCGGGGTTGATGTTGGCGATTTTATCATCGATTATATCCGTAAAACGCTGAAATGA
- a CDS encoding ATP-grasp domain-containing protein: MKGWLIYNKTDAEQNELYIDWFIKEAREQNMSLQLILREDLTAGVMRHENTVMLHGKPVDLPNFAVVRTIEPLLNLQLESFGIDVYNPSKTAFICNDKARTHFHLTNSGIPMADTIVVSSRTKLPESAPFNFPFVIKTTSGRGGKQVKLITNTQTWQELKRQQLSDNIIIQSAAHIQPGKDVRVFVIGNDIIGAVMRNNEHDFRANYKLGGTASWYELDAYETALVRRIIDQFEIGMAGIDFLIDKDGQLVFNEIEDVVGSRTLSAVSDINILQKYVAHIKNGSSL, from the coding sequence ATGAAAGGCTGGCTGATCTATAACAAGACAGATGCAGAGCAAAATGAACTTTATATTGATTGGTTCATAAAAGAAGCCCGCGAACAAAATATGTCATTACAACTGATTCTGCGTGAAGACTTAACAGCAGGTGTTATGCGTCATGAGAATACAGTCATGCTTCATGGCAAGCCGGTAGATTTGCCCAATTTTGCTGTGGTACGCACAATAGAACCACTGTTGAATCTGCAATTGGAATCGTTCGGTATAGACGTTTATAACCCTTCAAAAACGGCTTTTATTTGCAATGATAAAGCACGAACACATTTTCACCTCACCAATTCAGGCATCCCGATGGCAGATACAATAGTCGTGTCGTCACGAACAAAACTGCCTGAAAGTGCGCCTTTTAATTTTCCGTTTGTCATCAAAACCACAAGCGGACGCGGTGGAAAACAGGTGAAGCTCATTACAAACACCCAAACATGGCAAGAGCTAAAACGGCAGCAATTAAGTGATAATATAATAATCCAATCCGCAGCACATATCCAGCCCGGAAAAGATGTACGAGTTTTCGTTATCGGCAATGATATTATCGGTGCTGTTATGCGCAACAACGAACATGATTTTCGGGCCAATTACAAATTGGGCGGGACAGCTTCCTGGTATGAACTTGATGCTTATGAAACAGCGCTGGTCAGACGAATCATTGATCAATTCGAAATCGGAATGGCCGGCATTGATTTCCTGATTGATAAAGACGGTCAACTTGTTTTTAATGAAATTGAAGATGTTGTCGGTTCCCGCACACTGAGTGCTGTCAGTGATATTAATATTCTGCAAAAATATGTGGCACACATTAAAAACGGAAGTTCACTATGA
- a CDS encoding valine--tRNA ligase gives MDEENKSAMAPKYNPNEIEKDRYRFWVDGKFFEATDDKEKEPFTIVIPPPNVTGRLHLGHAWDTTMQDTISRMKRMQGYDVLWLPGMDHAGIATQAKVEAKLKEQERSRHELGREKFLDVSWDWKEEYADFIRSQWEKLGLGLDYSRERFTLDTGLSNAVREVFVSLYEKGLIYRGQYIINWDPATQTALSDIEVVYDEVQGKFYHMRYPIKDSDETIEIATTRPETMLGDTAVAVHPEDERYKHLIGKTVILPIVGRELEIVADSYVDMEMGSGAVKITPAHDPNDFEIGNRHNLERILVMNEDGSMNENAGHYEEMDRFECRKQIVKDLQEQGVLFEIEDHTHQVGHSERSGAVVEPYLSTQWFVNMQPLADDAIELQDGDGKVHFVPDRFERTYLHWMENIRDWCISRQLWWGHRIPAWYHKETGELYVGKEAPADSENWVQDEDVLDTWFSSALWPFSTMGWPDTDSEDFKRYFPTDVLVTGYDIIFFWVARMIFQSKQFTGKRPFKDVLIHGLIRDAEGRKMSKSLGNGVDPMDVIDKYGADSLRYFLLTGSTPGQDLRFHWEKVESTWNFANKVWNASRFSLMNMENFTYEDIDLNREKSLADKWILTRLNETIDHVTMNTNKYEFGEAGRHLYNFIWDELCDWYIEMAKLPLYGDDEEQKKTTRSVLAYVLDQTMRMLHPYMPFITEEIWQQLPTKGESITVAKWPEAIAEFHDEKASDEMKRLVSIIKSVRNIRSEVDTPMSKQIKLYIKTENDDITAELENNRDYLERFCNPSELIIATDVTAPEKAMSAVVTGAELFLPLEGLIDFDKEIERLEKELDKWTKEVDRVQKKLANEGFVNKAPEKVVEEEKQKEKDYLEKQTKVKARLEELKS, from the coding sequence ATGGATGAAGAAAACAAATCAGCTATGGCACCAAAGTACAACCCGAACGAAATCGAGAAAGACAGGTACAGATTTTGGGTGGATGGCAAATTTTTTGAAGCAACAGATGATAAGGAAAAAGAACCATTTACCATTGTAATCCCGCCGCCAAACGTAACAGGAAGACTGCATTTGGGGCATGCGTGGGATACGACAATGCAGGATACGATCTCCCGTATGAAACGAATGCAGGGATATGATGTGTTATGGCTTCCGGGCATGGATCATGCAGGGATTGCCACACAAGCAAAAGTAGAGGCTAAATTAAAGGAACAAGAACGGAGCCGGCATGAGCTGGGCAGGGAAAAGTTTTTGGACGTATCATGGGACTGGAAAGAAGAATATGCTGATTTCATAAGGTCTCAGTGGGAAAAGTTAGGCCTCGGACTCGATTACTCCCGGGAACGTTTCACGCTTGACACCGGATTGTCAAATGCTGTCCGTGAAGTGTTTGTCAGTTTGTATGAAAAAGGGTTGATCTACCGTGGTCAATATATCATTAACTGGGATCCGGCTACACAAACAGCTTTGTCTGATATCGAGGTTGTCTATGATGAAGTCCAAGGGAAATTTTACCATATGCGCTATCCGATTAAAGACAGCGATGAAACAATTGAAATTGCAACTACCCGGCCTGAGACAATGCTTGGTGATACAGCAGTTGCTGTCCATCCGGAAGATGAACGTTACAAGCATCTGATTGGCAAAACAGTAATCCTGCCAATTGTCGGCCGGGAACTTGAAATTGTCGCTGATTCCTATGTTGATATGGAAATGGGATCAGGCGCAGTGAAGATAACACCTGCTCATGATCCAAATGACTTTGAAATTGGGAACCGCCACAATCTTGAACGTATACTCGTTATGAACGAAGATGGTTCAATGAATGAAAATGCAGGTCATTACGAGGAAATGGACCGATTTGAATGCCGCAAACAAATCGTTAAAGATCTGCAGGAACAGGGTGTACTTTTTGAAATTGAAGATCACACCCATCAGGTAGGCCACTCAGAACGAAGCGGGGCTGTTGTTGAACCGTATTTGTCAACGCAATGGTTTGTTAACATGCAGCCGCTCGCTGATGATGCGATTGAACTTCAGGATGGTGACGGAAAAGTTCATTTTGTACCGGACAGATTTGAACGGACGTATCTGCACTGGATGGAAAATATCCGCGATTGGTGCATTTCCCGTCAGCTCTGGTGGGGGCATCGTATACCGGCTTGGTATCATAAAGAAACAGGGGAATTGTATGTCGGTAAAGAAGCACCTGCCGACAGCGAAAACTGGGTGCAGGATGAAGATGTGCTTGACACATGGTTTTCATCCGCTCTATGGCCATTTTCTACCATGGGCTGGCCTGATACAGACTCAGAAGACTTTAAACGCTATTTCCCGACAGATGTGCTCGTCACCGGCTATGATATTATTTTCTTCTGGGTAGCCCGGATGATTTTCCAATCAAAACAATTCACCGGCAAGCGGCCATTTAAAGATGTATTGATTCATGGCCTGATACGTGATGCAGAAGGCCGGAAAATGAGCAAATCGCTTGGCAATGGTGTTGACCCGATGGATGTCATTGATAAGTATGGTGCCGATTCATTGCGTTACTTCCTTCTGACGGGATCAACGCCCGGGCAGGATTTGCGCTTCCATTGGGAAAAGGTTGAATCGACGTGGAATTTTGCCAATAAAGTTTGGAATGCGTCCCGTTTTTCATTAATGAATATGGAGAACTTTACGTACGAAGACATCGATTTAAACCGGGAAAAGTCGTTAGCTGATAAATGGATTTTAACGCGCTTGAATGAAACAATCGATCACGTCACAATGAACACGAACAAGTATGAATTTGGTGAAGCCGGCCGCCACTTATATAATTTTATCTGGGATGAATTATGTGACTGGTATATTGAAATGGCCAAATTGCCTCTTTATGGTGATGACGAGGAACAAAAGAAGACAACACGTTCAGTTCTTGCCTATGTGCTGGATCAGACAATGCGGATGCTTCATCCGTATATGCCTTTTATCACAGAGGAAATATGGCAGCAGCTTCCAACTAAAGGCGAATCAATTACGGTTGCCAAGTGGCCTGAAGCAATTGCTGAATTTCATGACGAAAAGGCTTCAGATGAAATGAAGCGGCTTGTTTCGATTATTAAGTCGGTTCGCAATATCCGCTCCGAAGTGGATACGCCGATGTCCAAGCAAATAAAATTATATATTAAGACCGAAAACGATGATATTACTGCCGAACTGGAAAATAACCGCGATTACCTGGAACGTTTCTGTAATCCAAGTGAATTAATCATTGCAACAGATGTCACGGCACCGGAAAAAGCCATGTCAGCTGTAGTCACCGGTGCGGAATTATTCCTGCCGCTTGAAGGGCTGATTGATTTTGATAAAGAAATCGAACGGCTTGAAAAAGAGCTGGATAAATGGACAAAAGAAGTGGATCGGGTCCAGAAAAAGCTGGCAAATGAAGGATTTGTCAATAAGGCACCTGAAAAAGTGGTTGAGGAAGAGAAACAGAAGGAAAAAGATTATCTTGAAAAACAGACAAAAGTGAAAGCGCGGCTTGAAGAATTAAAGTCATAG
- a CDS encoding phosphotransferase: MQATKKIMKAYGVKPLKITPISNRVCKVWDGRYTYALKESRLTKSAIASWEQIYHHAHAFHLTTILPVYLTGQSNFYAEMDDKYYYLTPWIAEDQPNHEQKIVNAYEVIGSIHAKTSQQITVDIETAGNIFRNYRDNCAQLKLKLFNYVQLFEQNRFMSPFELQVCTHYHVLVSVLNELDFHIDRFMKELENDPIWYNCLCHGNLKLTHFLNTRHTYLINWESARYGTAVTDLSQLLHSQARFYDQSPEQLAELFSAYSDINALTDSQHHLLSIYLLDPFYYISLIDNYLEQPDHPSMLKRTRMLESAFRQLVLGLKWNNLVKDTQDFEESVEDSNS, encoded by the coding sequence ATGCAAGCGACAAAGAAGATAATGAAGGCTTATGGCGTGAAACCGTTAAAAATCACACCAATATCAAACCGTGTCTGCAAAGTGTGGGATGGCCGCTATACATATGCACTTAAAGAAAGCAGACTTACAAAATCTGCAATTGCTTCGTGGGAACAAATTTATCATCATGCACATGCGTTTCATTTAACAACTATTTTACCGGTCTATTTAACCGGTCAGTCTAATTTTTACGCTGAGATGGACGATAAGTATTATTACCTGACACCTTGGATAGCAGAAGATCAGCCAAATCATGAACAGAAAATTGTCAATGCTTATGAAGTCATCGGAAGCATTCATGCAAAAACAAGCCAGCAGATAACTGTTGATATAGAAACTGCAGGAAACATTTTCCGTAATTATCGGGATAATTGTGCTCAATTGAAGCTTAAATTATTTAACTATGTTCAGCTTTTCGAGCAGAATCGTTTTATGTCACCATTTGAGCTGCAAGTGTGTACGCACTATCATGTTCTTGTATCTGTTCTGAATGAACTGGATTTTCACATTGATCGTTTTATGAAAGAGCTGGAAAATGACCCCATATGGTATAATTGCCTCTGCCATGGCAATTTGAAGTTAACCCATTTTCTGAACACCCGGCACACTTATTTGATAAATTGGGAAAGTGCGCGATATGGCACAGCTGTAACCGATTTGTCCCAACTGCTTCACAGCCAGGCGCGTTTTTATGACCAATCACCTGAACAATTGGCAGAATTGTTCTCGGCCTATAGCGATATAAATGCATTAACGGACAGTCAACATCATTTGCTTTCGATTTACTTACTCGATCCATTTTATTACATATCACTTATTGACAATTATTTGGAACAACCTGATCATCCATCAATGCTAAAGCGTACCCGGATGCTGGAATCTGCTTTTCGGCAATTGGTACTTGGGCTCAAATGGAATAACCTTGTAAAAGATACTCAGGATTTTGAGGAATCCGTTGAGGACTCAAATTCTTAA
- the spoVID gene encoding stage VI sporulation protein D gives MDNHQETFRFELDESLFFEKGQEVGEMTGISLDPNISIHPFNNYIDIRGVVELNGTYRHDASSQENDADIGFEDYHSKRYVENVVNLEDGLAEFSHRFPIEISVPAYRINDTEDVTVAIEFFDYEVPNKNQLKLTSTIEINGISEENGTYETDKKEDPALSLRGEETFAFDMKMDKAEQGETDFSTQPDDFSKSTNQSDEEESISETEREKNKKSQTLAEFFGTAQTENSGEETFASEGESSESSGEEPSLVEYTETAYQDDSSSSPEDVRYLADMFSRDEEETYAKMRLCIVQDSDTLESIAERYDTSAHQLLKQNRLAEEGVEEGQILYVPKKVNP, from the coding sequence TTGGATAATCATCAGGAAACATTTCGTTTTGAGCTGGACGAATCACTCTTTTTTGAAAAAGGACAGGAAGTTGGTGAAATGACGGGAATTTCGTTGGATCCGAATATCTCCATACATCCTTTTAATAATTATATCGACATAAGAGGTGTTGTCGAACTCAATGGTACTTATCGTCATGATGCCTCTTCACAGGAAAATGACGCGGATATTGGTTTTGAAGATTATCATTCAAAGCGATATGTTGAAAATGTAGTTAACCTTGAAGACGGTCTGGCAGAATTTAGCCACCGTTTTCCGATTGAAATTTCTGTACCTGCTTATCGAATAAATGATACGGAGGACGTAACGGTAGCAATCGAGTTCTTTGACTATGAGGTGCCCAATAAGAATCAGCTTAAATTAACTTCGACAATTGAAATCAACGGAATCAGTGAAGAGAATGGCACATATGAAACAGATAAAAAGGAAGATCCTGCGTTATCACTCAGGGGAGAAGAAACATTTGCTTTTGATATGAAAATGGATAAAGCAGAACAAGGCGAAACGGATTTTTCCACACAGCCTGACGATTTTTCTAAGAGTACAAATCAATCGGATGAAGAAGAGTCTATTTCTGAAACAGAACGTGAAAAAAATAAAAAGTCACAAACACTCGCTGAGTTTTTCGGGACCGCACAGACAGAAAATTCCGGGGAAGAAACATTTGCATCTGAAGGAGAGTCCAGTGAAAGTTCCGGGGAAGAACCGTCCTTAGTAGAGTATACGGAGACAGCTTACCAGGATGACAGTTCATCATCACCGGAAGATGTGCGTTATTTGGCAGATATGTTCAGCAGGGACGAAGAAGAGACATACGCCAAAATGCGATTATGCATCGTTCAGGACAGTGATACACTGGAATCCATTGCCGAACGATATGATACTTCTGCACACCAGCTCTTAAAACAGAATCGACTGGCTGAGGAGGGGGTGGAAGAAGGGCAAATATTGTATGTCCCGAAAAAAGTAAATCCATAA